In one Hemitrygon akajei chromosome 3, sHemAka1.3, whole genome shotgun sequence genomic region, the following are encoded:
- the tm4sf18 gene encoding transmembrane 4 L6 family member 1 produces the protein MCFEKCARCIGATLIPLAVLAVAANILLYFPNGETKYAERNQLTNLVWLFEGIIGAGILMILPIVVFISLEHDDCCGCCGNQDCGKSCAMLSSVLVALIGIAGAGYCVIVSALGLAQGPYCLTDLGWEYPFNDTHGSYLTNYTSWSQCTEPKHVVTWNVTLFSILLGLSGVELILCFVQLINGLVGGIFGSCCHCQEDSSCDNVEVDMYEFTG, from the exons ATGTGTTTTGAAAAGTGTGCACGGTGCATTGGTGCTACACTGATACCTCTGGCTGTTCTGGCTGTTGCGGCTAACATTTTGCTCTATTTCCCAAATGGTGAGACAAAGTATGCAGAGAGAAACCAGCTCACCAATTTGGTGTGGCTCTTTGAAGGAATCATTGGGGCAGGCATATTG ATGATTTTGCCTATCGTGGTATTTATTAGCCTTGAGCATGATGATTGCTGCGGTTGCTGTGGGAACCAGGACTGTGGCAAAAGCTGTGCA aTGTTATCTTCTGTTCTGGTGGCTCTGATTGGGATCGCCGGTGCTGGGTACTGTGTCATCGTTTCTGCTCTGGGTTTAGCACAAGGCCCGTACTGTCTCACTGACTTGGGATGGGAATACCCCTTCAACGACACCCATGGAAG CTACCTCACCAACTACACCAGCTGGAGTCAGTGCACTGAACCAAAACATGTGGTAACATGGAACGTGACTTTATTTTCCATCCTTCTGGGACTCAGTGGAGTCGAACTCATCCTGTGTTTTGTTCAGTTAATAAATGGCTTGGTCGGAGGGATCTTCGGAAGCTGTTGCCATTGCCAAGAG GACTCGAGTTGCGACAACGTTGAAGTCGATATGTACGAGTTTACAGGTTAG